The Triticum aestivum cultivar Chinese Spring chromosome 5A, IWGSC CS RefSeq v2.1, whole genome shotgun sequence genomic sequence tagcaagaacgtttcttacctacgccaaaaccacaacgtgatatgccaatttctatttacccttcataaggacccttttcatcgaatccgattcgactaaactgggagagacagacacccgccagccaccttatgcaactagtgcatgtcaatcggtggaaccagtctcacgtaagcgtacgtgtaaggtcggtccgggccgcttcatcccacgatgccacggGCTGGTTAACATACTTGGTGGGGATAAAACAACACGTGTGGCATTAAAGCTTCCTGAAGagttgaagaagaaaaaaatgaaggcCCTGCGCATACTCTCAGGGATTGAAATCGCTGGGGGCTCTGCGGACTTCCACCATTTGACTGAGCTGAGGAAGCTTGCCATCTACAAGCTTAAAGCCACGAAGAATGATCCGAGTTTCAAAGAGTTGAGCTCCTCTATTGAGTACCTTGGTGGCTACTCTCTACAAACCCTCGTAATTGACGAGGAATCATCTGAGTTTATTAAATCACTGGATGATCTGTCATCCCCTCCGAAATTCCTTGTTGCCCTCGAGTTATCTGGCAAGATAGTTAAGCTCCCCTGCTGGATCAAACAACTCAGTTCTCTCAAGAAGTTGACCCTTTCAATAACAGCTCTCCGGACGGATAACTTGAAGCAACTTAGCGATCTGGAGGCGCTGTTTTCTCTCACCTTTTCGTTCTCGTTTAGAGCAGAAAAATAGGACCCGGAAACACTGACCATTCTTGCAAAAAACAAGTTGTTGCCCTGCTGCGGAGGGGAGATCACAGTTCCAGATGGAGGATTTAAGAGCCTTAAACTCCTTTGCTTCTCTGCTCCTCTCTTGCCATCACTGATCTTCTCAGGACAAGCCATGCCAGAGCTGGAAAGGCTTGAGCTACGGTTTAACATACTGGAGGGCCTTTTTGGTGCGGAAAACCTTGAAAAACTCAAAGAGGTGCATTTGACGTTGGACGACAAGGCTGGGGAAGGAATAACCACGGAGATAGTAAGCGAGATGGAGAGTGCAATGAAGAGGACTGGTGGCAAGACGCCGCAGATAATCCTTCATCAGTGACTAGTTGAGATGGAGCCAAACTGTGCTGCTTTATGAGTCCTTGTAAGTTGAGGATCATCATTTCTCTTTACTTGTTCTCAGTGATCATTGCACCTAGTCTGGGTAGGTCATATGAGAGTGTCAAATGGTTCAGTTATTGTGTTTGTGTTTGAAACAAATTTAATCGTCAACAGCATGCCTCTTATCTATTAGCTTCATGTATGGCAATGCCGCGATGTACATTTTTATTGTCTGTATTCATCTCTGGACATCTATCAGAATTTGGAGCTATATGCGTTCAGCTTTGTGTAGTCAGCTGCTGTAATTGTTGGCGTTGTATGGAACATAGGGGTCTTCATTGTGCAGCAGTACCCCTAGCCCATCGTAAGAGTAGCAGAAGACGGCTATCGTTCTGAACCAATGGTATTATCGAATCGAATTCAGACACATAGTTGTAGATGAGCCTGGGTTTGATCTAGAAATAGCAAGACTTGTGATTTTGCATGAGCATTTTGTGGTGACGAGGGGTTCGCAGTCAATGTTAAGATGCTACTGCTTTTGTCCCTGGATTGCTTGATTAACAAACAACTGATGCATTGGCTCAAGGGTCTCGTCTATAAAAAGAGGCTAAAGCAGAGCCTGATGCGCCATGAGCTAGCTGTTGATCCATGCTGTACATTCTCCCCTGTTTGGGAAGGGGGAGCAGCACCAGCAGCGGCGGCAATTAGTATTACTGGAGTGGGCAAGGTTAAAGAGTTGTTTGTGGCATCTCCAACGAGAACCCTCAAATTTCACGCATCCGTTCCAACAAGAACCCTCAAATTTCACGCATCCGTTCGGACCGAGCAGTCTGGAccccacaagccatccaactaagACAAGAGAGACTTTGTGGGAGTCCGGACACCAGCCACGTAGGACTATGACTATGACACCAGCCACGTAGGACTATGACACCTGTGGCCCACCCAAAACTGAGGTGGAGCCCACGCATTTGGAGCTGGCCGCACTGTTTCCACAGCAAAATCCTctttctcatctctctcctctACCCTCCTGCCACTCTGCACCCCAATTCCCATCCTTTTCCGCCACCACCGTCGCATGGACCCATACGAAAAGCTGACGGAGACGGTGGTGGTGGAGGATCTAGCAATTGCGGACATCTGAAAGATCAACTCGCCGACACGACAAAACCGCCGCCTCAAAGTGAAGGCAAAGGCGACACAACTCAAGAAGCGGAAGGCCGACGGAGGTGGTGGTCGTAGTGGAGGACGCGTCGGCGATGGGCGTGGTGCACGGCGAGCCTAGGGATGCGGGCGCCATCGTCGTCCGTGCAGACGCCGCCCTCGCTGGAGCAATACAAGGCTCCCTACTTCCCAACAGCTCTGTAGGTAGTCCGCAGCATCCGCCGCCGGGCGCGTGCAACTGCGTCGTTGTCAACGCAGTGCCACTGCTTTTCTCAGAGTCTGCATCACCACAGCTTGTCCGTTCGTGGACGCTGGATGTGGAGCAACTCGGTGCCCGCACGTTGTTCGTCCATATGCCTCAAGCGGGCGAGCTGGTGTGCGATGACGTGGGCAGGAAGATGTTTGACATGATCCATGACGAAGTCGGAGATGCATGCTGCTAGGAGGATGGGCAGGTGGAGATGACTTGGAATCCACACAGCCAGGCACATACACCCAGCAGGGCATGTAGGTGGGCACGAAACCAGATTGGGCAGGAGCAAGAGGAGGCCGACGATGTTGACCCTGATCCGGATGGAAATTTGTTGTTGGTCCAAGAAAGAGGGTAGGAGAGAAAGCTTCAACATGAGGGAGGACGAGTTGTTGTGTGATGCGTGGTTGATCACTAGCATCGATACGATCCATGGCACGGAGCAAAAGAGCTCAACATTTTGGGCCAACATTCACACTTGGTTCCATGAGCACGAGCGTTTCGAGCCCTACGCCGACGAACTCATCCACAACCGTTTGATGAAGTCTCTCAACCATCGATGGAACATTGTACAAGAACTCGCGTCCAAGTATTGCGGCCACTTGAAGCAACTCATCGGATGGTGGTCAAGTGGTGCCCAAATCTCCGAGCAAGTAAGTGTGTTGATCATTTGATAGCATATGCAAATTGTTAGCTGGACATGCTCTCGTGCGTGCAATTTGTTCTTgaagttggagaagaagaacttcatcctcatgcattgtgggTTGAAGTTGAATGGGCAACCCAAGTGGAATGTATTCATTGCCAACTCCGCCAAGACCGTTGGTATGAGCACCGAGGAAGAAACAGGTGATCCAATCGACCAAACAAAAGAGCCGCCCAAGAAAGTTAGAAGAGGGTCCGGAGAAAGAATTGGGAGGAGGAGAAGGCGAAGCTAGAGAAGGGACGGCCAAGATAACGAAGAGGTTTGAGAATATCTTAGCAAAGGAGGAGGCATATGTCAAGCCCTCCAACAACAAGGAGGCATGTAATGCCGAGGGGTTAAACATGTTGATGGCGGTGTCCAAGAAGAagaccatgctcgaagagaagaagGCTCAGATCATAGCTGCTTAGGAGGAGGTGAAGATGTTGTCCTTGAAAATGGATGATTTGGATGACCTTGCAAGGATGATCATGCAAGCTGTTCGCTTTTAGATGTTGAAGTGGTAGAAGGATTAGCTGGAGGTGGAGGCGGCAGAGTGAGCCTTGAGGCTCGGATTGCCGGTCTAGCAAGACAGAAAATCCAACTTTTTGCACGGACTACCGGATTAATATTCTTCTTTTGTGACCAGGCATATAAGAACTATGCATACTTGTCTCTTTTGATAGTGACCGGGTACTATTTGATCGGGCACATTTGATATTCAAATTGACAGAACCTAGGTTGACACTTAAGGCACAActttggatggccggctcccgtGGATACCGTCTGTCCTGAAACTGTAGCTTGCCAAGACCGATTCCCCTACTGGAATCCTGGATCTTTTCTGGCTCCTGAAAAACCTACGCCTCACGAAGGTGTTCTGTTTGGAGGTTTGTCCATTCTAACAAACTCAACCGGTTGCTTCGATACCATCTGTCTTGTCTCACCTAGCCAAGGAAAACACTAGAGAAAGCGAGCGGCTGCTCCTGATTAGTGATTGCACACACGCTGATAGGACCATCGATGAGACCTCCACCCCCCCACCTCGTCGTCTGGCCGATTGACATATAGACAGACGAGTCTTGTTCGTGTGACCTCTTTTTTTAGGTCAGATTACTATGCCGTGTGACCACCTTTCATGGATAAGAGTATCTTGCTGCACGTCTAGAGTTTGTGGATGCGAAAGTCCCGCCTAACTCCAATGAGCTAGCTTTCGCCATCAGGGATAGGCGGGCCAGCCGAATGCCTAAATACCATAATTACAAGCACAAATCGCATCCCCTTCTGGTCaacacaaataaataaataaacctatCCTAAAACCCTCACTGAAGCAACTAGTAGTACTCATGTTGACGCGGCATGCCTATCAAGCTCAGAAGGTAGAGTATCGGCTCAGAAGGTAAATCATTTTGGTCAGCCCAATTAACTCTATCAAGCTCAGCAATGACAGAAAAAGTAGGGTTTTATTCTTCTATCGCATGATTATTCTCCATCCAAGTCACTTTCAAGTCATTCTCATTTGCTTTCCCTAAAAAAAAATCATTCTCGTATCATAGACTCGGCAGATAAGAAACTTTTTAAGGTAAGGACAAGGGATCTTGATTCAGATTTAGTACTATATAAATGCAGCTCCAGGAGTCCAGTAGGACTGCAGTACTTATCATGGTTGGGAGATACTTCTGGTCAGAAACAAAATGAGCAAAATAGGAGAGATATGATTTTATTGACTGGGTGCTGCAACTCTAGTAATTGTACATGTTGATGTTCGGAATCTTGCCATTACAgaaaggaacatatatatatatatatatttttaactgCAGCTAGGTAATATAATCAACGGTTTTGTTTTACTCAAATGTACCTATCATCTCATTCTCAAACAATGTCACCAGTATTCCAACTCCATTTTCCCTCGTTCTCAGCTGACTTAGACCGCGGATAATAGGACAGAAATATAATTAACAGTGATATTTACACTTGAGCAAACCAAGAGCCAGAGGTATAAATAAAAGAAGTACCAAAGACAATTAACACTAGAAAAGAAGCAGAGCTATGGAAAGAAAGCTACCTAATTCTGGCCACTACAAGAAAATGATAGCATAAACAACCGATAAAACACACCGTCTAGGCGTCATATACAAGAGTGGTTAACCATTATCAATATATGACATTTGCATGTCATTTGCAACCAAAGTGGTGCAGGTAGTTGGAACATCATCTAGTACTTGTTTATTCCAAGAGAAGATTCTTAGGCCTCCTATTTTTGCAATGAGAAAAGACAGAAATTTGAAAGGGAAAAACTGACAAAAAGGGTAAACATTTCTTCCATTTTCCTAGGACCCTTCTATATCAGGTTACTGCAGCAGTGCCCAGTTGTGTAGAGCACCTGTACAGCGTACCTGTCCATATATGCCTGTCGCTCGTGACCATGTGAGGAATGGTCAATTGTACCCTACAGTGTACTCCAGTCTCTCTGTCACTTGAAGTATTCAGATTCCTGATGTGCCATGCAGTTCATGATCAGAACCAGAAATTTAAACAAATAGAGAAAGAAAGGAATGACATGAAACCTGCTTGGTGCATGCTGGAGTTGTGATATCATAGCCATGTTTGGTTCCAAGCAAGTGGATGGAGTACTTGTGAAGACTCACAAGCAAAAATGTGATTAAGCAGCAGAAGCAAAGTACCAGAAATAAAGTGGATTTCGTTGATTGATTTGGAGTTACAAACTAAGACACTATCTACACACACTTGATCACCATTTTCTTTTCAACACCTGAAAGACCAGATAAGCTGTGGAAAGGAACGAAACAAACCAAGGGAAGGAACCTAATTTGCATTATCTATACTTGCCATCAGAAGTCAGGGAACGCCACTCTCCTGCCCCTTCTTCGCCGAGAGGCGCTTGAGGAACTCATACGTGGTGATCATGGTGGTGGCAGACAAGGACATGGACGCCCACCTCGGGCCGAGCCCCCTGTAACACGCGCCCCACCCGCCTTCCTTGATCAGCTCCCGCACCGTCCGCCCAATGGTGATTGGCTCGCCTTGGCCGTCCATGACCTGCATCCTCGTCTTGATGGTGTCCAGCGGCATGGTCACAAGCGCCGCGGCGCCACCAGCTATCGCGGCACTCGTTCCCTGCACCACCATGAGTGTCTTGCAGCTTGGCCGCAATGAGAtgtccccgtcgccgtcgtcgaTTTCTTGCACACCCACACCGTACTCGCAGAGGTAGCAGCCGATCCCGCTCCAGATTATCTTCTGTGACAGTGAGTAAGTCGCCCACCACACGGCATTGGAGGGGGCGTAGGTCAGGATGGACATGCCGAAGCCGCGGTACAGGCCGCAGAGGCCGTCGGAGGCAACGATCTTGCGGAATGCGTCGAGGCCGCCGTGGTAGCGGGAGGCCGGGCACGGGTTGCCCTGCACCATGAGGCGCTGGCTGATGACATCGACGGGCGTCCACACAACCTGCGCGGCAACGGCGGCAGTGAGcccggcagcggcggcagcggccgcgGACGCAGCAGGCTCAGGCGCGCCAAGGCCGAGCGCGGCCGGGCCGACGACGGAGCGCGTGGCCTCGAGCGCGCCCATGTAGAGCGCGCGCGCGGGGACGGTCCCGGCGAGGGAGGTGGCGAAGCCGCGGTAGAAGGCGAGGGGGCCCTCCCGGCGCAGGAtggtggtggccgcggcggcggcggagggcgggagCCCCGGCCGCGCCCCCGTCGCGGCGTGCGCCGGGGGAGGCTCCGGCGCGACCTGCAGGCGCGTCTTGAGGACGACGGCGGGGTAGAGCGCGGCCGAGACGGCGGAGAAGAGCCCCGCGCCGAGGACGAAGAAGCGCGACTTGTCGAGCCGCTCCCAGTCGATGTCCGCCGGGAGCTGCAGCTCCTGGGAGCCCCCAGCCtgctccgccgccgcgtcgggcggcggcggaggcgcctgCCGGCGATCTATGGCCTCTCCTCCATGCCGGCACGCCGGGGACAGCGGCGGGCCGCGCTCCCGGGGATGCTCTCCTGCGCGCGTACCACGCGGGCGACGAGGAAGCGAGCGAGCACCGGAGGAGGAGCAGactgcggcggctagggttttgggcGCGTGGCGgcgggaggggggaggagggagcagagcGGAGCAGAGCAGGCAGGCGGTGGGGGGAGTGTGTGGAGCGGCGTCGGACGTGGCGCGCCCTGATTAAGGCCTGGGCTTGGGATTTTCGGAGGGGATTCAGAGGAGACTGTTGGCACGGTTGGTTCGTGGCCGGGCGCGAGCGTGACGGGCGGGCCTGACGCAGGGCGCGGCGCGTGGCACCCGGCGGGTTTGTTGCGCTGGATAATCCTGCCCAGACGGATGGGGTGGCAGAAAAGGGTTCCAAGCGTATTTTAGATCCACacgtttttatatttttttaatgaaaagggttTCCCAAATTTCTcttcccttctctttttttatatataataaCTTTACCTCCTTTTTATTAGATACTTCCTCCGTCTGAAAAAATTTGTGTGTCAAATGGACGTATACATTCGAGAGACAAGCTTGGAACAAGttttttaggacggagggagtagtaatgaaGTTTACATCCTTAATCAACATAGGAAGTACTCAATTGCAGCATCTTCAAACCACTCGTTACAAAAAGAACATCTAGCTAGTTTAGCTAATTCATGAAGTACAATATTCTCTTCTCTTGGGCAAAATTCGAAAGTAATAAAGTTGAACTTGCATGTCAGGTGATAACAATCATCAATATGGCTGCCGCATTCCCATCAGAATGACCTCCATTTTTTAGTCTCTGTGAGTTCCAGATTGGCAGACTTGACCATAATTTTGTTACAACCCGTTGTCAATGCAATATTGAGACCAAACTTGTTTTATCTAAGCCCCGTTTGGAATGCGGGAAATCAAAACCTATGAGTAGAAGAATGTGGGAACTTAAGCTAAAATATGCGTCAAATGTTATGTGTATGAGTTGTGTTATAATTGAACTTGTGATTAGCACAAGATTAGGTGTTTGAGCCGAAACGTGTAACCCATGCCTATATTATATAAAGGCATCACATGGAGGGACGGAGCCAGGATCCAAGAAAAGATGAGGGCCAAACACAGTTTACtaagccttggggggggggggggggggggggggggggcagacatAAATTTGAAGGGTATAGAT encodes the following:
- the LOC123101370 gene encoding solute carrier family 25 member 44-like — translated: SGRATSDAAPHTPPTACLLCSALLPPPPSRRHAPKTLAAAVCSSSGARSLPRRPRGTRAGEHPRERGPPLSPACRHGGEAIDRRQAPPPPPDAAAEQAGGSQELQLPADIDWERLDKSRFFVLGAGLFSAVSAALYPAVVLKTRLQVAPEPPPAHAATGARPGLPPSAAAAATTILRREGPLAFYRGFATSLAGTVPARALYMGALEATRSVVGPAALGLGAPEPAASAAAAAAAGLTAAVAAQVVWTPVDVISQRLMVQGNPCPASRYHGGLDAFRKIVASDGLCGLYRGFGMSILTYAPSNAVWWATYSLSQKIIWSGIGCYLCEYGVGVQEIDDGDGDISLRPSCKTLMVVQGTSAAIAGGAAALVTMPLDTIKTRMQVMDGQGEPITIGRTVRELIKEGGWGACYRGLGPRWASMSLSATTMITTYEFLKRLSAKKGQESGVP